In Nocardia sp. XZ_19_385, the sequence AGAGGCGCCACGCCTTCGGCAGCGTCACGGTCAGGGTTCCGGCGGAGAAATCGACCTGGACCTGCTCGGCGGCGCGCACATCCGCCTTCTTGGCCGGAAAACTCGGGCGGACCTCGACGCTGGTATCAGTCCGATCCGAGGCGATGACCTGCACGTTCCCGGAGGGTACGTCGATGGCGACGGCGATCGGTCCCGGCGTCTGGAAAGTAGGCATGGCTGGACTCCTTCTGGTGTGGTGTTCGACGAGAACCACGATCGCCTGCCGTCCTGACACGGCTCCGCCACCGCGCACCCCGGCCCCGAACACGGTCGTGACAGGTGCGTGACAGGTGGGTGTCAGGCCGGACGCCGATGGTTTGACCCATGACAGATTCAGCGATCGCGGTCTCCGGACTGCGCAAGACATACGGGGACAAGGTCGTGCTCGCCGGCATCGATCTGAATGTCCGTGCGGGAACGATCTTTTCCCTGCTCGGCCCGAACGGCGCCGGCAAGACGACGACGGTGAACGTGCTGAGCACGTTGCTGAAGGCCGACGGTGGGACCGCACTCGTCGCCGGCCACGATCTCGCCACCGAGGCCAAGGCGGTGCGCGCGGCGATCGGGGTCACCGGCCAATTCGCGGCGGTGGACGAGCTGCTGACCGGGCAGGAGAACCTGCAACTGATGGCGGACCTGCACGGGATCTCTGCCGCCGCCGGCAAGCGGACGATCGCGGACCTGCTGGAACGCTTCGACCTGGCGGCGGCCGCGGGCAAGTCCGCGTCGACCTACTCCGGCGGTATGCGCCGCAAGCTCGACTTGGCGATGACGCTGGTGGGCAACCCGCGGATCATCTTCCTGGACGAGCCGACGACCGGACTGGACCCGCGCAGCCGCCGCACCATGTGGTCGATCATCCAAGACCTGGTCGACGACGGCGTCACCATCTTCCTCACCACCCAGTACCTCGAGGAAGCCGATCAGCTCGCCGACCAGATCGCGGTGCTCGACCAGGGACGGCTGGTCGCCCAGGGCACGCCCGGCGAACTCAAGCGCCAGATCCCAGGGACGCACGTCCGGCTCCGGTTCACCGAGGGCGTCGAACTGGGCGCCGCCGCGCGACTGTTCCCCGACACCACCTGGGACGAAGAAACCCTGACCCTGCGCGTGCCCAGCGACGGCGGCACGAAATCGCTTCGCGCCCTGCTGGATCGGCTCGACGAGCACGGGCTCGCCGCCGAAGAGTTCTCCGTCCACACCCCCGACCTCGACGACGTTTTCCTCGCCCTGACGGGCCACGCCACGGAAGCAGTAGTGAAATGAGCGCCAAGTCCCCCGCAGTTGTCATGTTGCGCCGCAACTTCAAGCACATCGCCCGGAACCCGACCTCGGTGTTCAACGCGGTCCTGATGCCGATCATCATCATGCTGATGTTCGTGTACATGTTCGGCGACGCGTTCAACGTCGGTGTCGACTACATCGACTACGCGACGCCGGGCCTGATCCTGCTGGCCGTCTGCTACGGGCTGGGCGGCACCGCGACGGCGGTGAACTCCGACATGACCAAGGGCATCATCAACCGGTTCAAGGTCATGGACGTCTCCCGGGGCGCGGTGCTGACCGGCCACGTCGTCGCCAGTGTGCTCACCAACGTGATCGCCATCGTCGCCCTGATCGGAGTGGCCTTTCTGCTGGGATTCGACCCGGCGGCGAGTTTGCTGGACTGGCTCGGTGTGGCCGGCATCGTTGTGCTGCTGGGTTTCGCGGCCGGATGGTTCACGGTCGCTTTGGGATTGGCGGCCAAGTCGCCGGAAACCGCGGGTATGGCCGCCGTGCCGCTGGTGATGCTGCCGTTCTTCAGCAGCGCGATCGTTCCGGCGGAGAAGATGGGGCCGGGGCTGCGGCAGTTCGCGGAGTACCAGCCGTTCACCCCGATCATCGAAACCATGCGCGGATTGCTCAGTGGCGCGCCGGAAACCGGCAACGCGGTCGCCGCCGTCGCCTGGTGTGCGGGGATCGCCGTCGTCGGATACCTGTGGGCGTCGGCCACGTTCACGAAGCGAGCGTGACCGAGACCAACTCCTGCCAGCTCGCCTGCGCCCCCTCGGCAGTCGCCTCGGTGAACCTCGTGTCGCCGAGGCGATTTCGCGTCGCCTGCTCGATCCGCGCCCCATCGGGATACGACTGCTCGGGCATGCCGCGCAGGACGGCACTCGCCGCGAGCAGTCGTGCCGCCTGCTCGTCCTGGTCGACGCGCAGTGCGAGATCCGCGATGCCGACGAGCACCCGGGCGAGGAGGAGGGGATGACCCGCCTCGGTAGCGGCCTGGAAGGCCGCGACGCGGTGTGCCCGGGAGGCGCCGACATCCTCGGCCAGGTATCCGAGTAGGTCTTCCCGCATTCCGCGCACGGTCGGCTGCTCGGCGTCCTCGCCCAACAGCGCTGTCGCGACGTCGATCTGACGGCGCGCCTGCTCGGCATCGCCGCGCCAGCGCGCGAGCTCGGCTTTCGACAGCGCCAGCTCCGCCAGCGCGGTCGGCCAGGCGACTCGCTCCGCGGACCGCTGCGCCTCCGCCAGCGCGGCCGCGCTCGCCTCCGAATCGCCCAGCAGCCAATACAACTGGGCCTGCCGGGACCGCATCGGCACGACATCCTCGATGGCGCCGATCTCGGTGACGACCGCGATCGCCTGCTCGTAGTGCGCGCACGCGGCGGCGAACTCACCGCGCATGGCGATTCGATTCGCCAGTTCGGTCTGCGCGAACGAGATGCCCCACCGGTCCCCGATCGCGCGGAACTCGGCGAGCGCGGTCTCGAGGTAGGTCTCCACCTCCGGGCCGCCGTGGCCGAGCTGGATCCGCAGTTTGCCCAGGTGCAGCCGGGCCAGCGCCCGGACCCAGGGGTCCTGGTCGGTCAGCAGCGCTTCCCACGCGGGCAGAAACCCTTCCGGATCCTGCACCATGCGTTCCAGCGGGGCGGCGACCCGCAGCGCCGGGTGCCGGCCCTGCACTCGCTGGCTGAGTTCGTACGTCCTGTGGATCCACTCCGCGGCGTAATGCTGGTCCGCCTGCTGTCCGGAGGTCATGAACTGCACGACCAGGCCGTACACCACGGCCCGGGCCTCGTCGGCCGATTCGCCGGGCAGGGCGACGGCCGCCGTGATCAGTTCGCTGCCTACGGTCTTGTGTCCGGCCAGCCACCAGTACCAGCCGGCGGCCGCGGCGAGCCGGATCGCGCCGTCCGCTTCGCCGGCTGCGAGCACACCGCGCATCGCGGTGCTGATATTGTCGTGCTCGGCCTCCAGCGTGGCGAGCCACATCAGTTGCTCGGCGCGACGCAGCTGCGGTTCCGCGGTTTCGGCGAGTTCGGTGAAGTACGCGAGGTGCGCCCGGCGCATCAGCTCGGTCTCCTCCGCTTCGGCGAGACGCTGTTGGGCGTATTCCTTGATGGTGCCGAGCATTCGGTAACGCGGTGCCGCGTCGCCCGCGGTGACGACCAATGACTTCTCGGTGAGCGCGGTGAGCAGTTCGAGTACCTCGTACGCCTCGACCTCCACGCTCTTCCCGCCTCCCGGGCCCGCACAGACGTGCTCGGCCGCTTCCAGGCTCGCCCCGCCCGAGAACACCGAAAGCCTGCGCAGGACAACCCGTTCGGCGTCGGAGAGCAGCTCCCAGCTCCAGTCGACCACCGCGCGCAAGGTCCGGTGCCGGGGCAGCGCGGCACGGCTGCCGCCGGTCAACAGCCGGAACCGGTCGTCGAGCCGGTGCGCTAGCTGATCGAGGGACATGGTGCGCAGCCGGGCCGCGGCGAGTTCGATCGCCAGCGGCATCCCGTCCAGCGCGCGGCAGACGCGCGCCAGGGTCGCCATGGGGGCGGCTTCGGTCACGAGGTCTTTGCGTACCGCGCCGCCTCGATCGAGCAGCAACTGGATGGCGGGCGCGGACTCGATCGCAGCGGGGTCGGCGTCTTCGCCGGGCAGGGCCAGTGGCGCGACCGGCCACAGGGCTTCGCCGGTAATGCCCAGGGGCTCACGGCTTGTCGCGAGGATCCGCATTCGACGGCACTCGCCGAGCACGCGATGGGCGAAAGCCGCAGCGGACTCGATCACGTGCTCGCAGTTGTCCAGGATCAACAGCATCGAACGGTCGCGGAGCGCGGCGACGACCCGGTCTGTCGGCTCCGCGTCCGGTGCTTCGCCGAGCAGCGCATCGCGCAGTTTGAGCGCGGCGAGTGTCGCCTGCGCGACATCACCATCGGCGCCGATGGCCGCGAGTTCGACCACCCACGCACCGTCCGGCAGGTCATTGAGCAGCGTGCGGGCGGTTTCGGTGGAAAGCCTGGTCTTGCCCGAGCCGCCCGGCCCGATCAGAGTGGTGAGCCGATGGCCGGTGATGAGGTCGCGGACCGCGGCGACATCGGCGTCTTTCCCGATGTAGCTGGTGAGCTCGGCGCGCAGATTGGTCTTGCGGGGCTCCTGTTTACGCCCCAATTCGCCGCGCAGCAGTGCGACGTGCAGTGCGGACAACTCCGGTGACGGGTCGACGCCGAGCTCGTCGGCCAGGGTTTCGCGCGTGCGCTCGTATACGCGCAGTGCCTCGGTGTCGCGGCCGGTCGCGACCAGGGCGCGCATCAGCGCGGCGACGAGCCGTTCCCGCATCGGATGCGCGGCCACCAGATCGGTCAGTTCCGTGACGATTTCCGCGCCGTGGCCGAGGTCGACTTCCGCGTCGAACCGGCCTTCCAGAGCGGTCAGGCGTAACCCTTCGAGCCGGGTGACCGCCGCCTCGAACGCCCCGCTTTCCTGCAGGCCGACATCCTGCATGGCCGCTCCACGCCACAGCGCGAGCGCCTCGCGTAGTCGACCCACCGCCTGCGGATCGTCCTCGTTGCGGGCTTGGGCGAGCAGGCGTTCGAACCGCACGGCATCGACGGCGTCGGGTTCCACCCGCAAGCGGTAGCCGTCGGTCTGCCCCTCGACCGACCCCTCCGGCAGCGCCTTGCGCAGCCGGGAAACCAAGCGGTGCAAGGAATTCGCCGCGTCGGCGGGCGGGTTCTCACCCCAAATCCAGTCGATGAGCGTCGCTTTGGGGACCGGGTGACCTGGCTCGAGAGCGAGGGCTACCAGCAGCCCACGCAACCGCGCGCCCGGCACGTCGGCGAAAACGCCGTCCTCCGTGCGGACTTCGAATGGTCCGAGAATCCCGATTTGCACCTGGCCGATCTTGCCATGCGTGCGCGACCACCTCCGACCGCCGACAGCGGCACAACCACTGGTGTCAGGGCCGTGACAGGCCCGTGTCAGGTCCCCCAGCGATTGTCGTCACAACAACCGCCACGAAAGGAAATCCGATGACCCAGACGGATCCCATCCAGGGCTTGCCCATGGAACGCAACGCCGGTCCCTTCGACCCGCCCCGCGAGATCACCGAGCTGCGCGGGGTCCGCCCGGTCAGCCCGATGGCCTTCCCGAGCGGGCACCAGGGCTGGCTCGTCACCGGCTACGACGCGGTCCGCCAGTTGATGGCCGACACCCGGTTCAGCTCCCGCCAGGACCTCGGAATCATCCACGTGCCGTTCGAAACCCCCGGCATGCCCGTCCAGACCGAACCGTCCCCGCAGATGCCCGGCGTGTTCATCGCCATGGACCCGCCGGACCACACCCGGCTGCGGCGCAAGCTCACCGGCGCCTTCACCGTCCGGCGGATGAAGCAGCTCGAAGACCACATCATCGATATCGTCGAACGTCAGCTGGACGAGATGGCGACGATGGCCCCGCCGGTCGACCTGGTCAAGGCGTTCGCGCTGCCGGTGCCCTCGCTGGTGATCTGCGAAATGCTCGGTGTCCCTTACGCGGACCGGGAGACCTTCCAGGTCAACTCCGCCCAGTTCCTGGTCCGCGACCAGACGCTGGAGGAGAAGATGGCCGCGCTCATCGCGATGAACACCTACCTCGCCGAACTCGTCACACGCCAGCGCGCCGAACCCGGCGACGACCTGCTCTCCGACCTGGCCCGCGACGAGGACCTCAGCATCGAGGAACTGGTCGGCATAGCCTTCCTGCTCCTGCTCGCCGGGCACGAAACCACCGCGAACATGCTGGCGCTGGGCACTTTCGCGCTGCTGGAGCACCCCGAACAGCTAGCCGACCTGCGCGCGAATACGGAACTGATGCCGGACGCCGTCGAGGAACTCCTGCGCTATCTGTCGGTCGCCGACATCTTTTACCGCTACGCCACCGAAGACATCGAACTCGGCGGCGAACTGATCACCGAGGGATCGACCGTCGTCGTCTCCCTACTGGCCGCCAACCACGACCCCCAGCGCTTCGACAACCCCGACACCCTCGACATCCGCCGCGAATCCCGCGGCCGCCTCGCCTTCGGCCACGGCATCCACACCTGCCTCGGCCAGCAACTGGCCCGCATCGAAATGCGCGCCGGTTTCGAAGGACTGCTCCGCCGCTTCCCGACCCTCGAACTCGCCGTCCCCGCCGGGGAGGTGCGGCTCCGCACCGACATGAATATCTATGGCGTACACGAACTTCCGGTCACCTGGTAAGGCCGGGCAGTCACGAAAGGAGATCATCCCCATGCGAATCTCAGCGGACCGGGAACGCTGTATCGGCGCCGGCATGTGCACCCTCCTCGCACCGCAGGTCTTCGATCAGGACGACAACGACGGCCGCGTGCGATTGCTCGACCCGAGCCCACAGCGCCATCACCCGGCCGTGCGGGAAGCCTTGGACGCCTGCCCTTCCGGGGCCCTGACTGCTTCGCGCGAGTAGGAAGACGGTGGAGCGGGGCAAACGCAGCGGCTCGCGGATCTGTGGTTAGATTCCCTCGCCGACGCCGACTGGTTCGCGTTTTCCCGGCTGTCACGGCACCTTCCAGGCTTTACCTCAGTGAATGTTGGCGCAGCGCGGTCGCCCTCAGGTTCGGAGGAGTGCGGCCTCGCGACGATGAGCGAGGGGTGAATGGTTAGAAGTCGGATCGGAAAGTGGGCGGTGACCGCCGTCGCCGTGAGCATCGGGCTCGTCGCGCTACCAGGTGGGGCGGCCGCGGATGTCGTGGTGCCGTTGCCGGACGGCCATATCGAGGGCCCAGGGGTGAAAATCACGAGTCGCGGTGAGCGCGCGATCATTTCGTCCTCCCTCGCAGCCAACGGCGCGGGCCGCAGCTCGTGGGTGTCCGGTGACGTGACGACCGAGGTGGAGACACCCGACGGCGTCGTGGGGCCCAACAACGGACCCAAGAACTTCCCCGGTACCAACAACTCGGGCACGCACGGCGCGTCCAACCTCACCGTCGGCTACATCGTCGGCTGTCAGGTGGGGTTGAGCCAGCTGAGTCTGAATTCGGCATTCACGCTCAGCGCGACCCCGACCATCGTCGGCGGGTTCAGCTTTCCGCTGTCCCCAGGTCAGGTGCAGTGGGTCGCGATCAACAACATCGATCTACCCAAGAGCGGCACCTACACGATCAACTACCAGGACGTGCCGATGGAGGTTCAGGGCTGCGCCGGTCAGGCTCAGGCACGCCAGGCCTCCGTGGTGGAGATCATCGGCACCGAATACGTGAAGGCCACTCTCTACGGCCAGCCGTTCAGCCTCGGCTGACGGTCCGCTCCGAAGGAAGGGATCGCATGTTCGGCAAGATTCTCGGAACGGCACTGGCCGCGACAGC encodes:
- a CDS encoding ATP-binding cassette domain-containing protein; this encodes MTDSAIAVSGLRKTYGDKVVLAGIDLNVRAGTIFSLLGPNGAGKTTTVNVLSTLLKADGGTALVAGHDLATEAKAVRAAIGVTGQFAAVDELLTGQENLQLMADLHGISAAAGKRTIADLLERFDLAAAAGKSASTYSGGMRRKLDLAMTLVGNPRIIFLDEPTTGLDPRSRRTMWSIIQDLVDDGVTIFLTTQYLEEADQLADQIAVLDQGRLVAQGTPGELKRQIPGTHVRLRFTEGVELGAAARLFPDTTWDEETLTLRVPSDGGTKSLRALLDRLDEHGLAAEEFSVHTPDLDDVFLALTGHATEAVVK
- a CDS encoding ABC transporter permease: MSAKSPAVVMLRRNFKHIARNPTSVFNAVLMPIIIMLMFVYMFGDAFNVGVDYIDYATPGLILLAVCYGLGGTATAVNSDMTKGIINRFKVMDVSRGAVLTGHVVASVLTNVIAIVALIGVAFLLGFDPAASLLDWLGVAGIVVLLGFAAGWFTVALGLAAKSPETAGMAAVPLVMLPFFSSAIVPAEKMGPGLRQFAEYQPFTPIIETMRGLLSGAPETGNAVAAVAWCAGIAVVGYLWASATFTKRA
- a CDS encoding BTAD domain-containing putative transcriptional regulator — translated: MQIGILGPFEVRTEDGVFADVPGARLRGLLVALALEPGHPVPKATLIDWIWGENPPADAANSLHRLVSRLRKALPEGSVEGQTDGYRLRVEPDAVDAVRFERLLAQARNEDDPQAVGRLREALALWRGAAMQDVGLQESGAFEAAVTRLEGLRLTALEGRFDAEVDLGHGAEIVTELTDLVAAHPMRERLVAALMRALVATGRDTEALRVYERTRETLADELGVDPSPELSALHVALLRGELGRKQEPRKTNLRAELTSYIGKDADVAAVRDLITGHRLTTLIGPGGSGKTRLSTETARTLLNDLPDGAWVVELAAIGADGDVAQATLAALKLRDALLGEAPDAEPTDRVVAALRDRSMLLILDNCEHVIESAAAFAHRVLGECRRMRILATSREPLGITGEALWPVAPLALPGEDADPAAIESAPAIQLLLDRGGAVRKDLVTEAAPMATLARVCRALDGMPLAIELAAARLRTMSLDQLAHRLDDRFRLLTGGSRAALPRHRTLRAVVDWSWELLSDAERVVLRRLSVFSGGASLEAAEHVCAGPGGGKSVEVEAYEVLELLTALTEKSLVVTAGDAAPRYRMLGTIKEYAQQRLAEAEETELMRRAHLAYFTELAETAEPQLRRAEQLMWLATLEAEHDNISTAMRGVLAAGEADGAIRLAAAAGWYWWLAGHKTVGSELITAAVALPGESADEARAVVYGLVVQFMTSGQQADQHYAAEWIHRTYELSQRVQGRHPALRVAAPLERMVQDPEGFLPAWEALLTDQDPWVRALARLHLGKLRIQLGHGGPEVETYLETALAEFRAIGDRWGISFAQTELANRIAMRGEFAAACAHYEQAIAVVTEIGAIEDVVPMRSRQAQLYWLLGDSEASAAALAEAQRSAERVAWPTALAELALSKAELARWRGDAEQARRQIDVATALLGEDAEQPTVRGMREDLLGYLAEDVGASRAHRVAAFQAATEAGHPLLLARVLVGIADLALRVDQDEQAARLLAASAVLRGMPEQSYPDGARIEQATRNRLGDTRFTEATAEGAQASWQELVSVTLAS
- a CDS encoding cytochrome P450 → MTQTDPIQGLPMERNAGPFDPPREITELRGVRPVSPMAFPSGHQGWLVTGYDAVRQLMADTRFSSRQDLGIIHVPFETPGMPVQTEPSPQMPGVFIAMDPPDHTRLRRKLTGAFTVRRMKQLEDHIIDIVERQLDEMATMAPPVDLVKAFALPVPSLVICEMLGVPYADRETFQVNSAQFLVRDQTLEEKMAALIAMNTYLAELVTRQRAEPGDDLLSDLARDEDLSIEELVGIAFLLLLAGHETTANMLALGTFALLEHPEQLADLRANTELMPDAVEELLRYLSVADIFYRYATEDIELGGELITEGSTVVVSLLAANHDPQRFDNPDTLDIRRESRGRLAFGHGIHTCLGQQLARIEMRAGFEGLLRRFPTLELAVPAGEVRLRTDMNIYGVHELPVTW
- a CDS encoding ferredoxin, which encodes MRISADRERCIGAGMCTLLAPQVFDQDDNDGRVRLLDPSPQRHHPAVREALDACPSGALTASRE
- a CDS encoding MspA family porin; protein product: MVRSRIGKWAVTAVAVSIGLVALPGGAAADVVVPLPDGHIEGPGVKITSRGERAIISSSLAANGAGRSSWVSGDVTTEVETPDGVVGPNNGPKNFPGTNNSGTHGASNLTVGYIVGCQVGLSQLSLNSAFTLSATPTIVGGFSFPLSPGQVQWVAINNIDLPKSGTYTINYQDVPMEVQGCAGQAQARQASVVEIIGTEYVKATLYGQPFSLG